One region of Trichoderma breve strain T069 chromosome 7 map unlocalized scaffold00007, whole genome shotgun sequence genomic DNA includes:
- a CDS encoding altered inheritance of mitochondria protein 21 domain-containing protein, with translation MTAPTMQQPVIPPRPSKSPAKDLLAATSTPLVPPRPTNKRIDRSKSPNPDRFAQSPFTDGLISPLAAQFSPSDRSGEDDHPDSVPMPSVGEEGLEYSVITAELKGEGTEDPEQTRSVAQDLKLHAPKPSLPASSAKERLQTVTRTDSDKAASFGIGKPGYLEGRSASRNGLKKKSSTSFSTTSEQDHQLDDEHGIPEIGQRVPMNPHLGDVQAPSPAPGSDGNGKNHSRRHSSRGLPPGSYGMHGHGVDSQDELDKAYYKKHPELLQREHHTPLHDRQNDFAMSSNDLNKLVRETAKRRSGIDFDEYRGTPNEEVAFQAHEEYASRMATPRPVSIVLDGSVPLEDPEASEDKPIHVDDPKHPEQYSYGAESPVETHGHEFEAPILAADEIEKDVRQPAQAPAIRPHLDRNSSSYDGTSRPTSRPSSRPTSIYNALSGHEFDSTPLEDVREYEPLFDDEAAKKEEEQKRESKDGSKARHYFPSKDVWEDAPTSVHYTAEVSTPDNVKEEEEEQEDPHRRKSSAHNENRPMTPAQMFAMQQEQLAEKEANGKKHNFLPILEHKPSWVDHQPHLKTGKPNRFPSKDVWEDTPESLLYEAEVEEKPKDEKKPEVPARPSKKLAELLSHKPSVPERPKSKPQAEAASEDAAKPTIPVRPVKKLSGDSKDAAAPKPKPPVPSRPAGGKIAALQAGFMSDLNKRLQLGPQPSKKEEVEKSQPEEEKEKVPLSDARKGRARGPQRRAPARSAAPAPAPAATKEATPVSLSVSQPQTIWNIDPEHGHVHVASDSLEAPLKETSETGVESEKLPAPPTESEKPAEPEVPKAEEEKQPEPIVPPVETEAPKESVEPSAPAEPVASETVPAPEPVAEPEEPKVLESAKEPEEVEEPEEVKEPETVEPEKTKPEEIAKSDEPVKEETLATNMAGESILEAKVEQKDDKVEPVEVNDEVKS, from the exons ATGACGGCACCGACGATGCAGCAACCAGTCATCCCTCCTCGTCCGTCCAAAAGCCCGGCCAAGGACCTCTTGGCCGCCACTTCAACTCCTCTGGTCCCGCCGCGTCCGACCAACAAGCGCATTGACCGCTCAAAGTCTCCCAACCCCGATCGATTCGCCCAATCTCCCTTTACCGATGGCCTCATAAGCCCTCTTGCGGCTCAGTTCAGCCCGAGTGACCGTAGCGGCGAGGATGACCACCCCGACAGCGTGCCGATGCCTTCcgttggcgaagaaggcttGGAATACAGCGTCATTACCGCCGAGCTCAAGGGTGAGGGCACTGAGGACCCCGAACAGACTCGTTCCGTCGCCCAAGATCTCAAGCTGCACGCACCCAAGCCGTCCCTGCCTGCCTCAAGTGCCAAAGAACGGCTGCAGACCGTCACCCGTACCGATTCGGACAAGGCTGCCTCGTTTGGCATTGGAAAGCCTGGATATCTTGAGGGACGATCGGCCTCCCGAAatggcttgaagaagaagtctaGCACAAGCTTCTCCACCACCAGCGAGCAAGATCATCAGCTTGATGACGAGCATGGCATCCCCGAAATCGGCCAGAGAGTCCCCATGAACCCGCATCTGGGAGACGTCCAAGCGCCGTCACCTGCCCCGGGCTCAGACGGGAATGGCAAGAATCACAGTCGCAGGCACAGCTCCCGTGGTCTCCCCCCTGGAAGTTACGGAATGCACGGCCATGGTGTCGACTCGCAAGACGAACTTGATAAAGCCTACTACAAGAAGCATCCTGAACTGTTGCAGAGAGAGCACCACACTCCCTTACACGATCGCCAGAATGACTTTGCCATGAGCAGCAATGACCTCAACAAGCTGGTCCGAGAGACAGCTAAGCGTAGATCTGGCATAG ATTTTGATGAATATAGAGGAACCCCTAATGAGGAGGTTGCTTTTCAAGCTCACGAGGAGTATGCCAGCCGAATGGCCACTCCACGCCCCGTCTCCATTGTGTTGGATGGAAGTGTTCCGCTAGAGGACCCTGAAGCGTCTGAAGACAAACCTATCCATGTAGACGACCCCAAGCATCCGGAGCAATACTCCTATGGTGCCGAAAGCCCCGTTGAGACTCACGGCCACGAATTTGAGGCACCAATCCTGGCTGCGGACGAGATCGAAAAGGATGTTCGGCAACCCGCACAGGCTCCGGCTATTCGCCCGCACCTTGACCGCAATAGCAGCTCGTATGATGGCACAAGCCGCCCGACCAGTCGCCCAAGCAGCCGCCCGACGAGTATCTACAACGCTCTATCCGGCCATGAATTTGACTCCACTCCACTGGAAGATGTACGCGAGTACGAGCCTCTGTTCGATGATGAGGCtgcaaagaaagaggaagagcaaaagcgtGAGAGCAAGGACGGATCCAAAGCACGCCATTACTTCCCCAGCAAGGATGTTTGGGAGGATGCGCCTACCAGCGTTCATTACACTGCCGAGGTATCAACCCCTGACAAtgtgaaggaggaggaggaagagcaggaaGACCCGCATCGAAGGAAGTCGTCGGCGCACAACGAAAATCGCCCTATGACTCCGGCACAGATGTTTGCCATGCAACAAGAACAGCTCGCTGAGAAAGAGGCAAACGGGAAGAAGCACAACTTCTTGCCCATTCTGGAACACAAGCCATCCTGGGTGGATCACCAACCCCATCTGAAGACTGGAAAACCGAACCGGTTCCCAAGCAAAGATGTGTGGGAAGACACTCCAGAGAGTCTTCTGTATGAGGCcgaagttgaagaaaaaccaaaggacgagaagaagcctgAAGTTCCCGCTCGACCATCCAAGAAATTGGCCGAATTGTTGTCACACAAGCCTTCTGTACCTGAGCGGCCAAAGTCAAAACCACAAGCTGAGGCTGCTAGCGAAGACGCGGCCAAGCCGACAATACCTGTTCGGCCTGTGAAGAAGCTTTCGGGCGATTCAAAGGATGCGGCCGCCCCTAAGCCGAAGCCTCCTGTTCCATCTCGTCCTGCTGGTGGCAAGATCGCCGCGCTTCAAGCTGGTTTCATGAGCGACCTGAATAAGCGTCTGCAGCTTGGACCTCAGCCCtcaaagaaggaagaggtggagaagagccaacctgaggaggaaaaggagaaagtTCCGCTATCCGATGCTAGAAAGGGTCGGGCTAGAGGACCGCAGCGCCGTGCTCCAGCCCGGAGCGCGGCTCCAGCTCCCGCCCCGGCTGCGACGAAAGAAGCCACGCCTGTCTCCCTCTCCGTTTCCCAGCCACAGACAATTTGGAACATTGATCCGGAACATGGCCATGTTCATGTTGCCTCTGATTCTCTTGAGGCCCCTCTAAAGGAAACTTCTGAAACCGGGGTAGAATCAGAAAAGCTACCGGCACCGCCAACGGAGAGCGAGAAACCTGCTGAACCAGAAGTGCCTAaagcggaagaggagaagcagccagAGCCAATTGTGCCGCCGGTAGAAACCGAAGCCCCCAAGGAATCAGTTGAGCCCTCCGCTCCTGCAGAACCTGTAGCATCCGAGACGGTGCCGGCGCCCGAACCTGTGGCTGAACCCGAAGAACCCAAGGTCCTCGAAAGCGCAAAAGAGCCtgaagaggttgaagagCCCGAGGAGGTTAAGGAGCCTGAGACTGTAGAACCCGAGAAGACGAAGCCTGAGGAAATCGCGAAGTCAGATGAGCCTGTGAAGGAAGAAACACTTGCGACGAACATGGCTGGCGAGAGTATCTTGGAGGCCAAGGTTGAGCAGAAGGACGACAAGGTAGAGCCGGTCGAGGTGAACGATGAGGTAAAGTCTTAG
- a CDS encoding ornithine cyclodeaminase/mu-crystallin family domain-containing protein — MTLTVLSDDQVRDILETLSLDELEDFRKTLADALHAFSTDLGTDGLGIFQQPHRVSTLHPDTQATTLYMPSCGPSGMGCKVVSLTAAEATKDPNVQKISPTGVVNLFSPDGKPIGLVHASTLTAFRTALASLCLVYRRNHVKTITVFGSGMQAYWHVRLALMMRGSTVKHVNIINHRFSDSAGRILKKFTIIPHEVKFNRLQKEYIRAADIIYCCTPSQEDLFEASILTNHEGRKKGRLIVAVGSYTPEMRELPEGLLQLVTKPREKGHRHFHKHADEGGVIVVDTLDGALTEAGEIIHAKIPPTQLVELGELVMLHRMAVDESESEASDVMSQTSSFSELDLSDRTQSMSTVYSDLPPSPSSTTSSGHKSPFSKHFRKTSSNLSDKDKEKQKDDALSRWLRDGTVVYKSVGVGLMDLVVGTKLIEVAQQKNIGTQIEGF, encoded by the exons ATGACCTTGACGGTTCTCTCAGATGACCAGGTCAGGGATATCCTAGAAACCCTGAGTctggatgagctggaggattTTAGAAAGACCTTGGCCGACGCACTTCATGCCTTTTCAACGGACCTGGGTACCGACGGCTTAGGCATATTCCAGCAGCCGCATCGTGTCTCGACGTTGCATCCTGATACTCAGGCCACGACTCTGTATATGCCATCATGCGGCCCCTCTGGCATGGGCTGTAAAG TGGTGTCTCTCACTGCTGCCGAGGCAACCAAGGACCCCAATGTCCAGAAAATCAGTCCAACAGGAGTCGTCAACCTGTTCTCACCAGATGGCAAGCCCATTGGCCTTGTTCACGCCAGTACGCTCACTGCTTTCCGCACAGCATTGGCCTCGCTATGTCTCGTCTATCGCCGCAACCACGTCAAGACAATCACCGTCTTTGGCAGCGGCATGCAGGCATACTGGCATGTCCGCCTGGCCCTGATGATGAGGGGGAGCACAGTCAAGCacgtcaacatcatcaatcaCCGCTTCTCGGACAGCGCTGGCCGCATTCTGAAAAAGTTTACGATTATTCCGCACGAGGTCAAG TTCAACCGCCTACAGAAGGAGTATATCCGCGCTGCCGACATCATTTACTGCTGCACTCCATCTCAGGAGGATCTTTTCGAAGCCTCCATCCTCACAAACCATGAAGGCAGAAAAAAGGGCAGGCTCATTGTCGCAGTAGGAAGCTATACGCCcgagatgagagagttgcCCGAGggtcttctccagctcgtcacGAAGCCCCGTGAAAAGGGCCATAGGCATTTTCACAAGCATGCCGACGAAGGCGGCGTCATCGTGGTAGACACATTAGATGGAGCGTTAACGGAAGCCGGAGAGATTATCCATGCAAAGATCCCACCCACCCAACTCGTTGA GCTTGGCGAGCTTGTAATGCTTCACCGAATGGCCGTTGACGAGTCAGAGTCCGAAGCCTCCGATGTCATGTCACAGacttcctctttctcagaGCTGGACCTCTCAGACAGGACTCAATCTATGAGCACAGTTTACAGTGATCTGCCACCTAGCCCTTCAAGCACAACGTCTTCGGGGCACAAATCGCCTTTTTCGAAGCACTTCCGGAAAACCTCGAGCAATCTGTccgacaaggacaaggagaagcaaaaggacGATGCTCTGTCGCGCTGGCTGCGGGACGGCACTGTTGTTTACAAGAGCGTGGGAGTAGGCTTGATGGATCTGGTGGTTGGGACAAAGCTGATTGAAGTTGCCCAGCAGAAGAACATTGGCACGCAGATTGAGGGCTTTTGA
- a CDS encoding selR domain-containing protein: protein MTYPDQRTEDEWRAILNPTQFRILREKGTEAPGTGEFDKHYPKEGVYTCAACDAPLYKATHKFNSGCGWPAYFDSVPGAVTRHEDRSFGSIRTEIVCSNCGGHLGHVFKGEGFSTPTDERHCVNSISLKFSPEDKVVEKSKEDTQA, encoded by the exons ATGACTTATCCCGACCAGCGAACCGAGGACGAATGGCGCGCCATTCTCAACCCAA CACAATTCCGAATTCTCAGAGAAAAGGGAACTGAAGCCCCTGGTACTGGAGAGTTTGACAAGCACTACCCCAAGGAGGGTGTCTACACCTGCGCTGCATGCGATGCGCCGCTCTACAAGGCCACTCACAAATTCAACTCGGGCTGCGGCTGGCCAGCCTATTTCGACAGCGTGCCTGGCGCAGTGACTCGACACGAGGACCGAAGCTTTGGTTCTATCAGGACGGAAATCGTCTGCTCCAACTGCGGCGGTCACTTGGGCCATGTTTTCAAGGGAGAGGGATTCTCGACGCCGACGGATGAGCGCCATTGCGTGAACAGCATCAGCTTGAAGTTTTCACCGGAAGATAAGGTGgttgagaagagcaaggaggaTACCCAGGCATAA
- a CDS encoding putative GTPase activating protein for arf domain-containing protein, producing the protein MSRRAPNPGAERAAQNQATIKSLLKLEPNKVCADCKRNKHPRWASWNLGVFVCIRCSGIHRGMGTHISRVKSVDLDSWTDEQLQSVLNWGNARANKYWEAKLAPGHTPSESKIENFIRTKYELKRWTMDGPIPDPSTLDAAADDDVPLSLVKEKQVVERNESIRKASIGQSQAPRRAPIPAPAVGDLIGGDDPVPARATSGPPVGRVTPKAEPAPPKTTGTKDSLLGLDFLGEASAPPRPASTPGVSSSGGQSRPDLKQSILSLYASVPKPQPPQQQYQQQHGFGGPVSPTMSHHSPQGSMGGFNDAFGNLNLAAAKPAPVDPFASFGTRAGASQSNNSNAFGGLSGGSFFDSKPAQSHQSKPSNSSSGFGGFGAFSSPVAAAPAAPKASSAMDDLFDFSAPATQPVSPPIAQPSVPVSSSVFNLSSPQNKPAAPVPAPAPAPSSAAAVIGGANLSGADVWGGNEWSSSTTAAPVAQKSPSLPKPASTSLGWEGASFANTPIVPGSNGGFNPAPKVAADEEFGGWTSSTGPTTSGTAAKGGFGGDEDLFSNVWQ; encoded by the exons ATGTCGAGACGAGCCCCAAATCCCGGCGCCGAGCGGGCGGCGCAGAACCAGGCGACCATCAAGAGTCTCCTGAAGCTCGAACCCAACAAAGTCTGTGCTGATTGCAAGCGGAACAAGC ACCCCCGATGGGCCAGCTGGAACCTGGGCGTCTTTGTCTGCATTCGATGCTCCGGCATTCACCGCGGCATGGGCACCCACATCAGCAGAGTCAAGTCGGTCGACCTCGATTCATGGACGGATGAGCAGCTCCAGAGCGTGCTGAACTGGGGCAACGCGCGCGCCAACAAATACTGGGAAGCCAAGCTGGCGCCCGGCCACACGCCATCCGAATCCAAGATCGAGAACTTTATCCGCACCAAGTACGAGCTGAAGCGATGGACAATGGACGGACCGATCCCAGACCCCTCTACCCTCGATGCCGCAGCCGATGACGACGTTCCCCTAAGCctggtcaaggagaagcaggtcGTTGAGAGAAACGAGTCTATCAGGAAGGCCTCGATTGGACAATCCCAGGCACCGCGAAGAGCTCCTATCCCGGCCCCTGCCGTAGGAGATCTCATCGGTGGCGATGACCCTGTGCCAGCGCGGGCGACTAGCGGACCTCCTGTTGGCAGAGTCACCCCCAAGGCCGAACCCGCCCCTCCTAAGACGACTGGTACCAAGGACTCATTGCTCGGACTCGATTTCCTGGGTGAAGCCAGCGCACCGCCGCGGCCAGCGAGCACACCAGGGGTCAGCAGCTCTGGAGGCCAGTCAAGACCTGACCTGAAACAGTCCATCTTGTCACTATATGCCTCTGTCCCTAAGCCGCAACCCCCTCAACAGCAgtatcagcaacagcatGGATTTGGAGGCCCCGTCTCTCCAACCATGAGCCACCACTCACCCCAGGGCTCAATGGGCGGCTTCAACGATGCCTTTGGCAATTTGAACCTGGCAGCCGCCAAGCCGGCACCAGTCGATCCCTTTGCGAGCTTTGGTACGAGAGCGGGAGCGTCCCAATCAAACAACAGCAATGCATTTGGCGGCCTGAGTggaggcagcttcttcgACTCGAAGCCTGCGCAATCTCACCAATCCAAGCCCTCCAACTCCAGCTCTGGATTTGGCGGATTCGGTGCCTTCTCATCGCCTGTGGCCGCTGCCCCGGCCGCCCCCAAGGCGTCATCTGCCATGGATGATCTCTTCGACTTCTCCGCGCCCGCCACCCAGCCGGTGTCTCCGCCAATTGCCCAACCGAGCGTCCCGGTGTCCAGCTCCGTCTTCAACCTCTCATCTCCCCAGAACAAACCCGCTGCTCCCGTGCCTGCGCCTGCGCCTGCACCAAGCTCGGCCGCAGCCGTGATTGGTGGGGCCAACCTGTCGGGAGCTGATGTCTGGGGTGGGAATGAGTGGAGCAGCTCAACGACGGCCGCTCCGGTCGCCCAGAAGAGCCCTTCGCTGCCAAAGCCGGCTTCGACCAGCCTTGGATGGGAGGGAGCTTCTTTTGCCAACACGCCGATTGTTCCCGGATCCAACGGTGGCTTCAACCCGGCCCCCAAGGTTGCCGCCGATGAAGAATTTGGCGGCTGGACGAGCAGCACTGGACCAACTACCTCTGGCACAGCGGCTAAGGGAGGCTTTGGGGGCGACGAGGATTTGTTCTCTAACGTTTGGCAGTAA
- a CDS encoding las17-binding protein actin regulator domain-containing protein yields MGINNPLPASMASECKKCGKILSSFINPRQAFGPEKVIPPSILSNAKGLAIITVFKAGFLGSGRFGSGLVVARLPDGTWSAPSAIGTLGGGFGGQIGFELTDFVFILNDTSAVKTFAQAGSITLGGNVSLAAGPVGRNAEAAGAASLKSVSGIFSYSKTKGLFAGVSLEGSAIIERRDANEKLYGTRYTAQQLLTGTVPPPPQAAPLMNILNSRVFSGMRLGSSDDTMYNDMPVYDDNHDDVVWEGRQGQAYGEGQQNPRSRSNTWQDDVYDRPNYNAPSRSNTFASRGFDDDYRFQDRPPEKKVGPGRPTAPKPVFGAKQATLKSNEAVALFNFDADQPGDLGFKKGDVITILKKTDSDNDWWTGQIGTRHGIFPSNYVKMKE; encoded by the exons ATGGGCATCAACAATCCTCTCCCGGCCTCCATGGCAT CCGAATGTAAGAAATGCGGAAAGATCCTCTCGTCGTTCATCAATCCGCGGCAGGCCTTTGGCCCCGAAAAGGTGATTCCGCCCTCGATCCTGTCCAACGCAAAgggcctcgccatcatcaccgtcttcAAGGCCGGATTCCTCGGATCTGGTCGCTTCGGCAGTGGGCTCGTGGTCGCTCGACTCCCTGACGGAACCTGGAGCGCTCCCAGCGCTATTGGAACCCTTGGCGGCGGATTTGGCGGACAAATCGGCTTCGAGCTGACGGACTTTGTCTTCATCCTTAACGACACCTCGGCCGTCAAGACTTTTGCGCAGGCTGGCTCCATCACACTGGGAGGCAACGTGTCATTGGCTGCGGGCCCTGTCGGCCGCAATGCCGAGGCCGCCGGCGCAGCTTCGCTCAAGAGCGTGTCGGGCATTTTCAGCTACTCCAAGACCAAGGGTCTGTTCGCCGGTGTCTCGCTCGAGGGCTCGGCCATCATTGAGCGCCGTGATGCCAACGAGAAGCTGTATGGCACGCGCTACACAGCGCAGCAGCTGCTTACCGGGACTGTACCACCTCCGCCGCAGGCCGCGCCCCTCATGAACATTCTCAATTCGAGAGTTTTTAGTGGCATGAGGCTCGGCTCTTCCGACGACACCATGTACAACGATATGCCCGTATACGACGACAACCATGACGATGTCGTGTGGGAGGGCCGACAGGGACAGGCGTATGGTGAAGGCCAGCAGAACCCCCGCTCGAGATCAAACACCTGGCAGGACGATGTTTATGATAGGCCGAATTACAATGCTCCATCACGCTCAAACACGTTTGCGAGCAGGGGATTCGACGACGATTACAGGTTCCAAGACAGGCCTCCCGAGAAAAAGGTTGGACCTGGCCGTCCCACTGCGCCCAAGCCTGTTTTCGGAGCCAAGCAGGCTACATTGAAGTCGAACGAGGCCGTGGCATTGTTCAACTTTGACGCAGATCAGCCCGGTGATCTAGGCTTCAAGAAGGGAGACGTCATTACGATATTAAAGAAGACAGATAGCGATAACGACTGGTG GACCGGCCAAATCGGAACAAGGCACGGCATTTTCCCCAGTAACTACGTTAAGATGAAGGAGTGA